The following proteins are co-located in the Chryseobacterium daecheongense genome:
- the rny gene encoding ribonuclease Y: MTTAIIVGVICLVVGAVIGILFSKSSLNAKAKFIIDDAKKNAENLIEKANVQAESIKKEKNLQAKEKFLELKSQHDADIQAREKKIQEIEKRTKDKEHKLNDELSKTGKLEKDLDKQIADYAKKNEILERKQQELDSVTSKKVEILEKISNYTAEEAKAELVESMKAEAKTRAQAHVQSIMEEAQLNAKSEARKIVIQTIQRIGTEQAIENSVSVFNIESDEVKGRIIGREGRNIRALEAVTGVEIIVDDTPEAILLSCFDPVRREIARLSLHRLVTDGRIHPARIEEVVEKTRKQIEEEIIEVGKRTIIDLGIHGLHPELIKIVGRMKYRSSYGQNLLQHSREVANIAATMAAELGLNVKLAKRAGLLHDIGKVPEQESELPHALLGMQWAEKYGENPEVINAIGAHHDEVEMTSLLSPIIQVADAISGARPGARRQVLESYIQRLKDLESAALSFDGVSSAYAIQAGRELRVMVESGKVNDEIASQLSYDISEKIQNELTYPGQVKVTVIRETRAVNIAR, from the coding sequence ATGACAACAGCCATTATAGTCGGCGTTATTTGCTTGGTAGTTGGTGCGGTTATAGGGATTCTTTTCTCTAAGAGCTCACTCAATGCCAAGGCAAAATTTATTATAGATGATGCAAAGAAAAATGCTGAAAACCTTATAGAAAAAGCTAACGTACAAGCCGAATCCATAAAAAAAGAAAAGAACCTTCAAGCTAAAGAGAAATTCCTTGAATTAAAATCTCAGCACGATGCCGATATCCAGGCCCGTGAAAAGAAAATACAGGAGATTGAGAAAAGAACAAAAGATAAGGAACATAAGCTGAATGATGAGCTTAGTAAGACCGGAAAGCTTGAAAAGGATCTGGATAAGCAGATTGCAGATTATGCAAAGAAGAACGAAATTTTAGAAAGAAAACAACAGGAATTGGATTCTGTGACTTCTAAAAAAGTTGAAATTCTTGAAAAGATATCTAACTATACGGCAGAAGAAGCAAAAGCTGAATTGGTAGAATCCATGAAAGCAGAAGCTAAAACCAGAGCTCAGGCGCATGTTCAGAGCATCATGGAAGAAGCCCAGCTTAATGCCAAGAGTGAAGCCAGAAAAATCGTAATTCAAACGATTCAAAGAATCGGGACAGAGCAGGCTATCGAAAACTCAGTATCGGTTTTCAATATCGAATCTGATGAAGTAAAAGGTAGAATTATTGGTAGAGAGGGTAGAAATATCCGTGCACTGGAAGCGGTAACAGGAGTAGAGATTATCGTAGATGATACCCCGGAAGCTATTCTTCTTTCATGTTTTGACCCTGTAAGAAGAGAGATTGCAAGATTATCACTTCACAGATTGGTTACAGATGGAAGAATCCACCCTGCAAGAATTGAAGAAGTTGTTGAAAAAACGAGAAAACAAATCGAAGAAGAAATCATTGAGGTTGGTAAAAGAACCATCATAGATTTAGGAATTCACGGATTACACCCTGAATTGATTAAGATCGTAGGTAGAATGAAATACCGTTCTTCTTACGGACAAAACTTATTACAGCACTCCAGAGAAGTAGCCAATATTGCTGCAACCATGGCTGCTGAACTTGGATTAAATGTGAAACTGGCAAAAAGAGCAGGTCTTTTACATGATATCGGTAAGGTTCCTGAACAGGAATCTGAACTTCCTCACGCATTGTTAGGTATGCAATGGGCTGAGAAATATGGAGAAAATCCTGAGGTAATCAATGCTATTGGAGCTCACCACGACGAAGTTGAAATGACTTCCCTGTTGTCTCCAATTATCCAGGTTGCCGATGCTATTTCCGGAGCAAGACCGGGGGCAAGACGTCAGGTATTGGAGTCTTATATTCAGAGACTGAAAGATCTTGAATCGGCAGCATTAAGCTTTGATGGAGTATCAAGTGCTTACGCGATTCAGGCAGGTAGAGAGTTGAGAGTAATGGTAGAAAGCGGAAAAGTGAATGACGAAATTGCTTCTCAGTTGTCTTACGATATCTCTGAAAAGATCCAGAACGAATTAACATATCCCGGACAGGTAAAAGTAACAGTAATCAGAGAGACGAGAGCTGTGAATATTGCGAGATAA
- a CDS encoding MFS transporter — protein sequence MQELSMSSKLKYIFSIPVIISALGYFVDIYDLLLFGIVRIPSLKALGLNPDVDGTFILNCQMTGLLIGGVFWGIFGDKKGRLSVLFGSILVYSLANIACGFLPYFPKEHLVYQYAGLRFIAGIGLAGELGAGITLVSESLPKSLRAIGTSVVAGFGLMGAVVAQLTVELAGSWNISYIIGGVLGIMLLFLRISVSESGIYKNIEHQTNVSKGNFLSFFTNKDRFIRYMKCIAVGLPTWYCIGILAVLANQFAPEMGIKEINPGKAIMWGYVGISIGDLMSGFISHLLKSRKMAIFYMLAFTLVGVAIMLFGNTNTETKYYIFCVWLGLGTGYWAMFVTLAAEQFGTNIRNTATTTVPNMVRGLVPVMILAFDLLKHNFTVIISAAIVGVIVFGLAFYSSITISETHNKDLEFTE from the coding sequence ATGCAAGAACTATCCATGTCTTCAAAGCTGAAGTACATTTTCTCCATTCCGGTAATTATTTCTGCTCTCGGTTATTTCGTAGATATTTATGACCTTCTTTTATTCGGTATTGTAAGGATTCCCAGTTTAAAAGCTTTAGGCCTCAATCCTGATGTGGATGGTACCTTCATTTTGAATTGCCAGATGACCGGCTTATTGATTGGTGGGGTTTTCTGGGGTATTTTTGGAGATAAAAAAGGCCGGCTATCCGTATTATTCGGTTCTATTCTTGTATATTCCCTCGCAAACATAGCCTGTGGATTCCTTCCTTACTTTCCTAAAGAGCATTTGGTGTACCAATATGCGGGTTTAAGGTTTATAGCAGGTATTGGGTTAGCCGGAGAGCTTGGAGCCGGAATAACCCTTGTTTCTGAAAGCCTCCCAAAAAGTTTACGGGCAATAGGGACATCGGTAGTGGCAGGTTTTGGATTAATGGGTGCGGTAGTGGCTCAGCTAACTGTTGAACTCGCCGGAAGCTGGAATATTTCTTACATTATCGGAGGTGTTCTGGGTATTATGCTGCTATTTTTAAGGATAAGCGTTTCAGAATCGGGAATTTATAAGAATATTGAGCATCAGACGAATGTTTCAAAAGGCAATTTTCTTTCCTTTTTTACCAATAAAGATCGTTTCATCAGGTATATGAAATGTATAGCTGTCGGACTTCCAACCTGGTATTGTATAGGTATTCTTGCTGTGTTAGCCAATCAGTTTGCTCCGGAAATGGGTATTAAGGAGATCAATCCCGGAAAAGCTATTATGTGGGGATACGTTGGAATATCTATCGGGGATTTGATGAGTGGATTTATTTCGCATCTTTTAAAATCCAGGAAAATGGCTATTTTTTATATGCTGGCATTTACGCTGGTAGGTGTTGCAATTATGCTTTTCGGTAATACCAATACCGAAACCAAATATTACATTTTCTGTGTCTGGCTAGGGCTGGGAACAGGATATTGGGCCATGTTCGTTACCCTGGCTGCCGAACAGTTCGGGACCAATATTAGGAATACGGCAACGACTACTGTTCCTAATATGGTAAGGGGATTGGTGCCTGTAATGATTCTGGCTTTTGACTTACTTAAGCATAATTTTACCGTTATCATAAGTGCCGCTATTGTTGGAGTAATCGTTTTCGGACTGGCATTTTATTCATCAATTACGATTTCCGAAACTCATAACAAAGACCTTGAATTTACAGAATAA
- a CDS encoding putative sulfate exporter family transporter — protein MNSRIYNMNRFIHNEKTKKIIFLTLAVITLTPWISSPIALALGFLLAVLLGNPFEKYLHRYIHLLLQISIVGLGFGLKLNEALQAGKTGFILTVVSIATVMILGYFLGKVCKLEKKLSYLVSVGTAICGGSAIAATSPIIKPSTKQISLALAIIFTLNSIALFVYPVIGHALHLSQEQFGLWCAIGIHDTSSVVGAAGKFGDEALKTATTVKLARALWIIPVSLITMLIFKNKESKIKVPWFIGYFVFAILLNTYIPLFAHFSEIITAVSKSGLNLTLFLIGSTLSLQTLKTIGFRPLAIAVILWISISTGALLYIIH, from the coding sequence ATGAATTCAAGAATCTATAATATGAATCGTTTTATCCACAACGAAAAAACAAAGAAAATCATTTTCCTTACATTAGCAGTCATTACGCTTACACCGTGGATTTCATCTCCCATCGCTCTTGCTTTAGGATTTCTACTCGCTGTCCTTTTAGGAAATCCTTTTGAGAAATATCTCCATCGGTATATTCACTTACTGCTTCAGATATCCATTGTAGGGTTGGGTTTCGGATTAAAACTTAACGAAGCTTTACAGGCTGGTAAAACGGGTTTTATATTAACCGTTGTGAGCATTGCAACAGTAATGATCCTGGGGTATTTTTTAGGTAAAGTATGTAAGCTGGAAAAAAAATTGTCATATCTGGTTTCTGTTGGTACCGCTATCTGTGGAGGCAGTGCCATAGCGGCCACCTCTCCCATCATTAAACCCAGCACCAAACAGATTTCTCTTGCTCTTGCAATCATTTTTACTTTAAACTCCATTGCATTATTTGTTTACCCTGTTATTGGTCATGCATTACACCTTTCCCAGGAGCAATTCGGGTTATGGTGTGCGATCGGTATTCATGATACCAGTTCCGTTGTGGGAGCTGCAGGCAAGTTTGGGGATGAAGCATTAAAAACAGCCACTACTGTGAAGCTTGCCCGTGCTTTATGGATTATTCCGGTTTCTCTTATTACCATGTTGATCTTTAAAAATAAAGAATCGAAGATTAAAGTTCCGTGGTTTATCGGATATTTTGTTTTTGCAATCTTATTAAATACCTATATACCCTTGTTTGCTCATTTCAGCGAGATCATTACCGCAGTTTCAAAATCAGGATTAAACTTAACTTTATTCCTTATTGGATCCACCCTTTCTCTGCAAACCTTAAAAACAATTGGTTTTAGGCCACTGGCTATAGCGGTCATCCTATGGATTTCTATAAGTACGGGAGCTTTGTTGTATATTATCCATTAA
- a CDS encoding LysR family transcriptional regulator translates to MFDYRLKVFHTVASRLSFTKASEELNISQPAVTKHIKEVESQLNTRLFNRKGTSIQLTGSGVILYEYAEKIRNMYRDLEFEIYQLNSEHRGKLIIGASTTVAQYILPEILAKFHSYYRDIKIELLTYNTEAISTLLKEGKIDLGIIEGESQSSYFDYKIFKPDEIVLVAKSDHPLMNKTLQLKDLYNTDLIFREQGSGTQEFIQSRLKEKGIDLGNLNIVMQLGSSESIKNYLLHSECLAFLSVSTVLNELKNNTLTIIDIKNFSIERNFHYILPKGEQSALIQLFLKFINYN, encoded by the coding sequence ATGTTTGACTACAGACTTAAAGTTTTTCACACGGTTGCTTCAAGACTGAGCTTTACAAAAGCCTCTGAGGAGTTGAATATCTCTCAACCGGCGGTCACCAAACATATCAAGGAAGTAGAGAGCCAGCTTAACACCAGGCTGTTTAACAGGAAAGGTACATCTATCCAGCTTACTGGTAGTGGAGTCATACTTTACGAATATGCAGAAAAGATCCGCAATATGTACAGGGATCTGGAGTTTGAAATTTATCAGCTGAATTCTGAACACAGGGGCAAACTGATTATTGGCGCAAGTACTACTGTTGCACAATATATCCTTCCTGAGATCCTCGCAAAATTTCACTCGTATTACCGGGATATTAAGATTGAACTGCTTACTTACAATACAGAAGCTATATCAACATTATTAAAAGAGGGTAAAATTGACTTGGGAATCATTGAAGGCGAATCCCAATCTTCTTATTTTGATTATAAAATTTTTAAACCCGATGAAATTGTACTTGTTGCAAAATCCGACCACCCTCTTATGAACAAGACACTGCAATTGAAAGATTTATACAATACAGACCTGATCTTCCGGGAGCAAGGCTCGGGAACACAGGAGTTTATCCAGAGTCGATTAAAAGAGAAAGGCATTGACCTAGGAAATCTCAATATTGTTATGCAATTGGGAAGCAGCGAAAGTATAAAAAACTACCTCCTTCATTCCGAATGTCTGGCATTTCTTTCCGTGAGCACTGTCTTAAATGAGCTGAAAAATAATACTCTGACGATTATTGATATTAAAAATTTCAGTATTGAACGAAACTTCCATTATATCCTTCCGAAAGGAGAGCAATCTGCCCTTATTCAACTTTTCTTAAAATTTATAAATTATAACTAA
- a CDS encoding voltage-gated chloride channel family protein, protein MSKNSRTVSKKIVFHSRFFFRKFPAFPYIVKWLCISSIIGILVGSASAGFLQSLEWATRFRENHIWLITLLPVAGFLIGLLYHYYGKDIEAGNNLLIDTIHEPQETIPFKMAPFVYLGTIVTHFFGGSAGREGTAIQMAGAISDQISKPFRLDKTERKILIIAAIAAGFGSVFGTPLAGAVFGLEVFLIGRIRYNAIFPAFASAIIANWATDLWNVKHTHYHIDFVPKPEFLPILYSILAGVAFGLCAAAFSKMIHWAGRIFKSKITFPPFRPIVGGGIVAIAVFTMGTTRYVGLGIPTIVESFENQLPFYDFALKMIFTIITLSAGFKGGEVTPLFFIGATLGSALSLFIPLPFGLLAGMGFVAVFAGATNTPLACMLMGIELFGAESGIYVAIACVVSYLLSGRNSIYKRQRIGQAKHRRYESDQDKSFSDL, encoded by the coding sequence ATGTCTAAAAATTCCCGAACAGTAAGTAAAAAAATAGTATTTCATTCAAGATTTTTCTTTAGAAAATTCCCTGCTTTCCCATATATTGTAAAATGGCTTTGCATCAGCTCGATCATCGGGATTCTGGTCGGAAGTGCCTCAGCCGGGTTTTTGCAGTCCCTTGAATGGGCTACCCGTTTCAGAGAGAACCATATCTGGTTGATTACTCTTCTTCCGGTGGCCGGTTTTTTAATAGGGCTGCTATATCATTACTATGGAAAGGACATCGAAGCCGGTAATAATTTACTGATCGATACCATTCATGAGCCTCAGGAAACCATTCCTTTTAAAATGGCTCCTTTTGTTTATCTGGGTACTATAGTTACTCATTTTTTCGGAGGTTCTGCAGGCCGGGAAGGAACAGCAATACAAATGGCAGGAGCAATTTCAGACCAAATCAGTAAACCATTCAGACTGGATAAAACCGAAAGGAAAATTTTAATTATTGCTGCCATAGCTGCTGGTTTCGGTTCTGTTTTTGGAACACCGCTAGCCGGAGCGGTATTCGGTCTTGAAGTTTTTCTCATCGGAAGGATCCGTTATAATGCCATTTTTCCTGCATTTGCGTCTGCTATTATTGCAAACTGGGCAACCGATCTGTGGAATGTAAAACATACCCATTATCATATTGATTTCGTCCCAAAACCTGAGTTTTTACCTATTCTTTACAGTATTCTGGCCGGTGTTGCTTTTGGTCTGTGTGCAGCAGCATTCAGTAAAATGATACATTGGGCAGGAAGAATATTCAAATCTAAGATCACGTTTCCCCCATTCCGGCCTATTGTGGGTGGTGGTATTGTTGCTATTGCTGTATTTACAATGGGAACGACACGGTATGTCGGTCTGGGAATCCCCACAATTGTGGAATCATTCGAAAATCAGCTGCCTTTTTATGATTTTGCCTTAAAAATGATTTTTACGATCATAACATTATCCGCAGGATTCAAAGGCGGTGAAGTAACTCCGTTATTTTTTATCGGAGCAACATTGGGAAGTGCTTTATCCCTGTTTATCCCTCTTCCTTTCGGGCTTTTGGCAGGAATGGGTTTTGTGGCAGTTTTTGCGGGAGCAACCAATACTCCCCTTGCGTGTATGTTGATGGGGATCGAGCTTTTTGGAGCTGAATCCGGAATTTATGTTGCCATAGCTTGTGTTGTTTCTTATTTATTATCGGGCAGAAACAGCATTTACAAGCGACAAAGAATAGGACAAGCTAAACATCGCAGATACGAGAGCGACCAGGATAAAAGTTTTTCAGATCTCTGA
- a CDS encoding GLPGLI family protein, producing the protein MKIIFTLSALLIITFVQSQTHRFIYELKYKMDSTESGYEKQNMILDITPKEVKFYGQNLMSTDSLNKKFGMNSSYTDMSGQVVKRKVNSFDHENFINIKAGYYSFRTTDKINWMISDEVKKVEHYTLQKATADFGGRSWTAWFCKDIPFNEGPFKFRGLPGLIFELSDSNKNFIYHLLKSETLTVTPSTEDFLESNFGNKAIPINEKQKQKLLLEFYNDPFAFERNTISKTATDLNININGKEIRNVDELNTQTKSMQEVIRKYNNPIEIDKAMHYKINK; encoded by the coding sequence ATGAAAATTATTTTTACATTATCTGCCCTGTTAATTATTACTTTTGTTCAGTCCCAGACCCATAGGTTCATTTATGAGCTCAAATATAAAATGGACTCCACTGAATCCGGTTATGAAAAGCAGAATATGATCCTGGATATTACCCCAAAAGAAGTTAAGTTCTACGGACAAAACCTAATGTCTACTGATTCTTTAAATAAAAAGTTCGGAATGAACTCCAGCTATACGGATATGTCCGGACAGGTTGTAAAAAGAAAAGTCAACTCCTTTGATCATGAAAATTTCATTAATATAAAAGCAGGATATTATTCATTCAGGACTACGGACAAAATCAACTGGATGATCTCTGACGAAGTGAAAAAAGTAGAACATTACACCTTGCAAAAAGCAACTGCCGATTTTGGAGGAAGAAGCTGGACTGCATGGTTTTGTAAGGATATTCCATTTAATGAAGGACCTTTTAAATTTCGTGGTCTACCGGGGTTAATTTTTGAATTATCCGATTCAAATAAAAATTTCATCTATCATCTTCTAAAAAGCGAAACATTAACCGTAACACCATCCACTGAAGATTTTCTGGAGTCTAATTTTGGCAACAAAGCAATCCCCATCAATGAAAAGCAAAAGCAAAAATTATTGCTGGAGTTTTATAATGACCCTTTTGCTTTTGAAAGAAATACCATCAGCAAAACAGCAACTGATCTTAATATCAATATCAACGGAAAGGAAATCCGCAATGTAGATGAGCTGAATACACAAACCAAAAGCATGCAGGAGGTAATAAGAAAGTATAATAATCCTATTGAGATTGATAAAGCAATGCATTATAAAATTAATAAATAA
- a CDS encoding acyl-CoA thioesterase: MQNKPITFQFISEPSDVNYGGNVHGGSVMKWIDQAGYACATTWSGNYSVTVYVGGIRFYEPIKIGEIVKVEAQVIYTGTSSMHISINVFSRNLKQPNFDKKTHCIIVFVAVDENGKKLPVPKWVPETEEEKQQEQYAKRLMELRTQIEDEMKPFL, translated from the coding sequence ATGCAGAACAAGCCAATTACGTTTCAGTTTATCTCGGAACCATCGGATGTTAATTATGGAGGAAATGTTCACGGGGGAAGCGTGATGAAATGGATAGACCAGGCCGGCTATGCCTGTGCCACTACCTGGAGCGGAAATTATTCTGTAACGGTTTACGTAGGGGGAATTCGTTTTTATGAACCCATTAAAATCGGGGAAATTGTGAAGGTTGAAGCTCAGGTTATTTATACCGGAACCTCCAGCATGCACATTTCGATCAATGTATTTTCGAGAAACCTCAAGCAACCTAATTTTGACAAAAAGACACATTGCATCATTGTTTTTGTAGCCGTGGATGAAAATGGCAAAAAGCTGCCTGTTCCTAAATGGGTTCCTGAGACTGAAGAAGAAAAGCAGCAGGAGCAGTATGCAAAAAGACTTATGGAATTAAGGACCCAGATTGAGGATGAAATGAAGCCTTTTTTATAA
- a CDS encoding arsenate reductase family protein, which produces MKKVFHLNTCDTCRKILAQFDLTDWELREIKKEPVTEEELAEMYKRTQSYEALFSKKSTQIKLRGLDVKSLKEKDFKNLLLDHYTFLKRPVFVTDKEIFVGNDKNNIENLKTFFDAD; this is translated from the coding sequence ATGAAAAAAGTATTCCACCTGAATACCTGCGATACCTGCAGAAAGATATTGGCACAGTTTGATCTTACAGACTGGGAACTCCGAGAAATTAAGAAAGAGCCGGTTACAGAAGAAGAGCTTGCTGAGATGTACAAAAGGACTCAATCGTACGAAGCATTGTTTAGCAAAAAGTCTACACAGATTAAATTACGGGGACTGGATGTAAAATCATTAAAAGAAAAGGATTTTAAAAATTTATTACTGGATCATTATACCTTTTTGAAACGACCTGTTTTCGTAACGGATAAGGAAATTTTTGTGGGAAATGATAAAAACAATATTGAGAATTTAAAAACGTTCTTTGATGCCGATTAA
- the gcvT gene encoding glycine cleavage system aminomethyltransferase GcvT — MKKTALYDKHVSLGAKIVPFAGFEMPVQYSGVTEEHFAVRENAGIFDVSHMGQFFIEGPGSKELLQFVTTNNVNALEKGKAQYSCLPNENGGIVDDLIVYQMDDEKYFVVVNASNIEKDWNHISKYNTFGAKMTNASDEMSLLAIQGPNATAILQKLTDVNLSEIPYYHFTVGAVAGVNDVIISNTGYTGSGGFEIYFKNEDAVKLWDEIIKAGETEGIIPCGLAARDTLRLEKGFCLYGNDIDDTTSPIEAGLGWITKFDKDFLSKETFAKQKEEGVTRKLVAFELQDKGVPRHDYPVVDAEGNVIGKVTSGTQSPMKKIGLGLGYVAKPHFKLGSDIFIQVRNKNIPAKVVKAPFV; from the coding sequence ATGAAGAAAACAGCCTTGTACGACAAACACGTTTCTTTAGGAGCGAAAATAGTACCTTTCGCAGGCTTCGAAATGCCTGTACAATATTCCGGAGTTACGGAAGAACATTTTGCAGTGAGAGAAAACGCGGGAATATTCGATGTTTCTCACATGGGACAATTTTTCATTGAGGGTCCTGGTTCTAAAGAGCTTTTGCAATTCGTTACGACAAATAATGTAAATGCACTGGAAAAAGGAAAAGCCCAATATTCTTGTCTTCCTAATGAGAATGGCGGTATCGTAGATGACCTTATCGTGTATCAGATGGATGATGAAAAATATTTTGTAGTAGTTAATGCTTCAAATATTGAAAAGGACTGGAATCATATTTCAAAATACAACACTTTCGGAGCTAAAATGACCAACGCTTCCGATGAAATGTCACTTTTGGCAATTCAGGGACCGAATGCAACAGCAATCCTTCAAAAGCTTACTGACGTTAACTTGTCTGAAATTCCTTACTATCACTTCACAGTAGGGGCTGTAGCAGGAGTAAACGATGTCATTATTTCAAATACGGGTTATACTGGCAGCGGAGGATTTGAAATTTATTTTAAAAATGAAGATGCCGTAAAACTATGGGATGAGATCATAAAAGCAGGAGAAACAGAGGGTATTATTCCTTGTGGACTTGCTGCCAGAGATACTTTGCGACTTGAAAAAGGATTCTGTCTTTACGGAAATGATATCGATGATACAACTTCTCCTATTGAAGCCGGTTTAGGATGGATCACAAAATTCGATAAAGATTTCCTTTCTAAAGAAACCTTTGCCAAACAAAAAGAAGAAGGAGTAACAAGAAAACTGGTTGCTTTTGAACTTCAGGACAAAGGGGTTCCTAGACATGATTATCCTGTAGTGGATGCGGAAGGAAATGTAATCGGAAAAGTAACTTCAGGAACACAATCTCCTATGAAAAAGATTGGTTTAGGACTGGGTTATGTTGCTAAACCTCATTTTAAATTAGGATCGGATATCTTCATCCAGGTAAGAAATAAAAATATCCCTGCAAAAGTTGTGAAGGCACCTTTTGTATAG
- the idi gene encoding isopentenyl-diphosphate Delta-isomerase, with protein sequence MEELVVLVNPQDNVIGLMEKQQAHINGLLHRAFSVFLFNEKGEMLLQKRASEKYHSPNQWTNAVCSHPRNGESYLAGAKRRVKEELGIEVELAEKFSFIYKADVGGGLWEHELDHVFVGNYDADFSLNKKEVEEVRYISIADLDKEISENPENFTEWFKIILEEYKHHF encoded by the coding sequence ATGGAAGAATTGGTAGTCTTAGTAAATCCGCAGGACAATGTTATAGGTTTGATGGAAAAACAGCAGGCACACATTAATGGCTTGCTACACCGGGCTTTTTCCGTATTTCTATTTAATGAAAAGGGAGAAATGCTCTTGCAAAAAAGAGCTTCGGAAAAATATCATTCTCCTAACCAATGGACCAATGCAGTATGCTCGCATCCCAGAAATGGTGAAAGCTATCTGGCAGGTGCAAAGCGTAGGGTGAAAGAAGAACTGGGAATAGAAGTAGAACTTGCGGAAAAATTCAGTTTTATTTATAAAGCTGATGTTGGCGGTGGACTTTGGGAGCATGAGCTTGACCATGTGTTCGTCGGAAATTACGATGCTGATTTCAGTTTAAATAAAAAAGAGGTTGAAGAGGTAAGATACATCTCCATTGCTGATCTGGATAAAGAGATCTCTGAGAACCCAGAAAATTTTACAGAATGGTTCAAAATCATTCTGGAAGAATACAAACACCATTTTTAG
- a CDS encoding helix-turn-helix transcriptional regulator — MDHIHELIEIEITELSEWKDRFRKNSFFELVFILSGKGVQSIEYKTRNYQPQDFFLLPYSKCHAYDIIQPTQFLFVRFTEHYFKNLKSTDINYSQWYSKLNYIIGFYDFSTGLVFHDDKDKEQIRRLLDIIVHEKDQNAAYSETLIANSLSSILTIISSRLADTKEKGDTKFSEIIRHINQNIINEDQLSIDYLSKKFNLSGKYFSEYFKRNAGETLKEYTQKTKLQIAINRITYTTAPLQEIAWSLGFTDGSHLNKTLKKHFGISSSILRKEKRIADH, encoded by the coding sequence ATGGACCATATACATGAGCTTATTGAAATCGAAATAACTGAATTATCTGAATGGAAAGACCGTTTCCGTAAAAACAGTTTTTTTGAACTCGTCTTCATTCTTTCGGGAAAAGGAGTACAAAGTATAGAATACAAAACCCGGAATTATCAACCTCAGGATTTCTTTTTGCTTCCCTATTCAAAGTGTCATGCCTATGACATCATCCAGCCTACTCAGTTTTTATTCGTCCGGTTTACAGAGCATTATTTTAAAAACCTTAAAAGTACGGATATCAATTACTCACAATGGTACAGCAAACTCAATTATATCATAGGATTCTATGATTTCAGCACAGGACTTGTTTTTCATGATGATAAAGACAAGGAACAGATTAGAAGATTATTGGATATTATAGTCCATGAAAAGGATCAGAACGCGGCGTATTCTGAAACGTTAATCGCCAATTCCCTGTCTTCAATACTTACAATTATCAGTTCAAGACTAGCCGATACGAAAGAGAAAGGCGATACTAAATTTTCTGAAATCATCCGGCATATCAATCAAAACATCATTAATGAGGATCAATTGTCTATCGATTATTTATCCAAAAAATTTAATCTTTCCGGAAAGTATTTCAGCGAATATTTTAAAAGAAATGCCGGCGAAACATTAAAGGAATATACTCAGAAAACCAAACTGCAGATAGCGATCAACAGGATTACATATACAACAGCTCCATTACAGGAAATTGCATGGAGCCTGGGTTTTACCGACGGAAGCCACCTTAATAAGACCTTAAAAAAGCATTTCGGTATATCTTCATCCATATTGAGAAAAGAAAAACGAATTGCAGATCATTAA
- a CDS encoding carboxymuconolactone decarboxylase family protein, with product MDYKSIARQTVGYLYQAHSSIRNSGIDNKLIALAELRISQLNGCAYCCSFHAGELRDMGIDQSIIDKIPGYKHSASFSKKQLLVLQWADAVTFINGDISNLLVELQTEFSEREIVELTSSISLMNALNRLRISLGEKF from the coding sequence ATGGATTATAAAAGTATAGCCAGGCAAACTGTTGGATATTTATACCAGGCTCATTCAAGTATCAGAAATTCAGGAATTGATAATAAGCTTATTGCTCTGGCCGAGCTGAGGATATCCCAGTTAAACGGCTGTGCCTATTGTTGCAGTTTCCATGCCGGAGAACTCAGAGATATGGGTATCGATCAATCTATAATTGATAAGATCCCCGGATATAAGCACTCGGCATCATTCAGTAAAAAACAGCTCTTAGTTTTACAGTGGGCTGACGCTGTAACCTTCATCAATGGAGATATCAGTAATTTACTTGTAGAACTTCAAACTGAATTCTCTGAAAGAGAGATTGTAGAACTTACATCAAGTATTTCCCTTATGAATGCCTTGAACCGGTTGCGTATTAGCCTTGGAGAAAAATTTTAA